The Saccharomonospora cyanea NA-134 genome includes a region encoding these proteins:
- the pdxT gene encoding pyridoxal 5'-phosphate synthase glutaminase subunit PdxT encodes MIAGKVTHVPQRPLVGVLALQGDVREHAAMLERAGARVLPVRRVSELAEVDGLVLPGGESTTMSRLLGSFGLLEPLRQRIRDGLPVFGSCAGMVLLARQVLDGRPDQHQLGALDVVVRRNAFGRQVDSFEAELEFEGIEGGFHAVFIRAPWVEKAGSEVEVLATVGDDTTPGAAADRIVAVRQGRVLATAFHPELTGDERIHRLFVRTVSEVA; translated from the coding sequence ATGATCGCGGGAAAGGTGACGCACGTGCCGCAGCGACCCCTCGTCGGTGTCCTCGCCCTGCAGGGTGACGTGCGGGAGCACGCCGCCATGCTGGAGCGTGCCGGTGCCCGGGTCCTGCCGGTGCGTCGGGTCTCCGAACTGGCCGAGGTCGACGGCCTCGTGCTGCCCGGCGGCGAGTCCACCACGATGTCGCGGCTCCTCGGCTCCTTCGGGCTGCTCGAACCGTTGCGGCAGCGGATCCGGGACGGGCTGCCGGTCTTCGGCTCCTGCGCCGGGATGGTGCTGCTGGCTCGGCAGGTGCTCGACGGCAGGCCCGACCAGCACCAGCTCGGCGCGCTCGACGTCGTCGTCCGGCGCAACGCGTTCGGCAGGCAGGTCGACTCGTTCGAGGCCGAGCTGGAGTTCGAAGGCATCGAGGGCGGCTTCCACGCCGTGTTCATCCGGGCTCCCTGGGTGGAGAAGGCGGGATCCGAGGTCGAGGTGCTCGCCACGGTGGGTGACGACACAACCCCCGGCGCGGCTGCCGATAGGATCGTGGCCGTCCGGCAGGGGAGAGTCCTCGCCACCGCGTTCCATCCCGAGCTGACCGGCGACGAGCGGATTCACCGTCTGTTCGTTCGTACCGTGTCCGAGGTCGCATAG
- a CDS encoding YebC/PmpR family DNA-binding transcriptional regulator → MSGHSKWATTKHKKAALDAKRGKLFAKLIKNIEVAARTGGGDPEGNPTLYDAIQKAKKNSVPQDNIERARKRGAGEEAGGADWQNITYEGYAPGGVAVLIECLTDNKNRAASEVRTALTRNGGSLADPGSVAYLFNRKGVVIMPKNGLSEDDVLMAVLDAGAEEVNDLGENYEIISEAGDLVAVRTALQDAGYDYESADMNFLPSVNVPLDAENARKVFRLIDALEDCDDVQNVYSNFDVSDEVLAEVG, encoded by the coding sequence ATGAGCGGCCACTCCAAGTGGGCCACCACCAAGCACAAGAAGGCCGCCCTCGACGCCAAGCGTGGCAAGCTGTTCGCGAAACTCATCAAGAACATCGAGGTCGCCGCGCGTACCGGCGGGGGCGACCCCGAAGGCAATCCCACCCTGTACGACGCCATCCAGAAGGCGAAGAAGAACTCCGTTCCGCAGGACAACATCGAGCGGGCGCGCAAGCGCGGTGCCGGTGAGGAGGCCGGTGGGGCGGACTGGCAGAACATCACGTACGAGGGCTACGCACCCGGTGGGGTCGCGGTGCTCATCGAGTGCCTGACCGACAACAAGAACCGGGCGGCCTCCGAGGTGCGCACCGCGCTGACCCGCAACGGCGGCTCGCTCGCCGACCCGGGCTCGGTGGCGTACCTGTTCAACCGCAAGGGCGTCGTCATCATGCCGAAGAACGGCCTGTCCGAGGACGACGTGCTCATGGCCGTGCTCGACGCGGGCGCGGAGGAGGTCAACGACCTCGGCGAGAACTACGAGATCATCTCCGAGGCCGGCGACCTGGTGGCCGTGCGGACGGCGTTGCAGGACGCGGGCTACGACTACGAGTCGGCCGACATGAACTTCCTTCCGTCGGTCAACGTCCCGCTGGACGCCGAGAACGCGCGCAAGGTGTTCCGCCTGATCGACGCGTTGGAGGACTGCGACGACGTGCAGAACGTCTACTCCAACTTCGACGTCAGCGACGAGGTGCTCGCCGAGGTCGGCTGA
- a CDS encoding DUF4262 domain-containing protein: MSAVTAETAFHNGHELDSDQQLREWIVAQAEQRGNAVVAVPADEQGAGYAFTVCAWAMHGIPEAVVVGLPQEMATVLLDAYVDRAATGERFEFGGLYDDFFDGVPVTFEKVAPGHYPEFFGSAFLVYPEGDFPAVQIIVPTPDGFWPWDEGAPEGFAQWQPVLTVSGEPESWTPGVDGP, encoded by the coding sequence ATGTCGGCCGTGACTGCGGAGACCGCCTTCCACAACGGCCACGAACTCGATTCCGACCAGCAACTGCGGGAGTGGATCGTCGCGCAGGCCGAGCAACGCGGTAACGCGGTGGTCGCGGTCCCCGCCGACGAGCAGGGCGCGGGGTATGCGTTCACCGTGTGCGCGTGGGCCATGCACGGCATCCCGGAGGCGGTCGTCGTGGGTCTGCCCCAGGAGATGGCGACGGTGTTGCTCGACGCCTATGTGGACCGTGCGGCCACCGGTGAGCGGTTCGAGTTCGGGGGGCTCTACGACGACTTCTTCGACGGCGTGCCCGTGACGTTCGAGAAGGTGGCGCCGGGACATTACCCGGAGTTCTTCGGCAGCGCGTTCCTCGTCTATCCCGAGGGGGACTTCCCCGCGGTGCAGATCATCGTGCCGACGCCGGACGGTTTCTGGCCGTGGGACGAGGGCGCGCCCGAGGGATTCGCCCAGTGGCAGCCCGTGCTGACGGTCAGCGGAGAGCCCGAGAGCTGGACGCCCGGCGTCGACGGCCCCTGA
- the ruvC gene encoding crossover junction endodeoxyribonuclease RuvC, whose amino-acid sequence MRVLGVDPGLTRCGLGVVDGGSGRSVSCVAVDVVRTPVDAELPRRLLQVSEAVDDWLDTHRPDVVAVERVFSQHNVRTVMGTAQVSGVVALCAARRGLPVSFHTPSEVKAAVTGSGRADKAQVTTMVTRLLRLKKAPSPADAADALALAICHLWREPIRARLAEAEARAAELARTHKARLAAAAARRRDDTTGTGLTS is encoded by the coding sequence GTGCGCGTGCTGGGTGTGGACCCCGGGCTGACCCGGTGCGGGCTCGGGGTCGTCGACGGCGGTTCCGGACGGTCCGTGTCGTGCGTGGCGGTGGACGTCGTTCGCACGCCCGTCGACGCTGAACTCCCGCGACGGCTGCTGCAGGTCAGCGAGGCGGTGGACGACTGGCTCGACACCCACCGTCCGGACGTGGTGGCCGTCGAACGGGTCTTCAGCCAGCACAACGTCCGCACCGTGATGGGCACCGCGCAGGTCAGCGGCGTGGTGGCCCTCTGTGCCGCGCGCCGCGGCCTCCCGGTGTCCTTCCACACGCCCAGCGAGGTGAAGGCCGCTGTCACCGGCTCCGGCCGTGCCGACAAGGCCCAGGTGACCACGATGGTGACTCGCCTGCTGCGGTTGAAGAAGGCGCCCAGCCCGGCCGACGCCGCCGACGCTCTCGCACTCGCGATCTGTCACCTGTGGAGGGAGCCGATACGGGCGCGGCTCGCGGAGGCCGAGGCGAGAGCGGCCGAGTTGGCCCGCACCCACAAGGCCCGCCTGGCTGCGGCGGCAGCCAGGCGGCGTGACGACACGACAGGGACAGGACTGACATCATGA
- the ruvA gene encoding Holliday junction branch migration protein RuvA produces MISSVRGEVLSVGLDHAVIEVGGVGLAVQATPGTLATLRRGSQAQLHTALVVREDSLTLFGFADADSRELFGLLQTVSGIGPRLALAALAVLEPEKLRIALSEGNITMLTQVPGIGRKGAERLIIELRDKVAALASDDGGPGPAEAGSGAVRADVVDALVGLGFSAKQAEQAVDKVAGDVPDDTSRMLRAALAVLGRKK; encoded by the coding sequence ATGATCTCCTCGGTACGCGGTGAGGTGCTGTCGGTGGGGCTCGATCACGCGGTGATCGAGGTCGGCGGTGTCGGTCTCGCCGTCCAGGCGACTCCCGGCACGCTCGCGACACTGCGCAGGGGCAGCCAGGCGCAGCTCCACACGGCGCTGGTGGTGCGGGAGGACTCGCTGACGCTGTTCGGGTTCGCCGACGCGGACTCGCGGGAGCTGTTCGGACTGCTCCAGACGGTGTCGGGAATCGGACCCCGCCTCGCGCTCGCGGCACTGGCTGTGCTGGAACCCGAGAAGCTGCGGATCGCCCTGTCGGAGGGCAACATCACGATGCTCACCCAGGTACCCGGCATCGGCCGCAAGGGCGCCGAGCGGCTGATCATCGAGCTGCGCGACAAGGTGGCCGCTCTCGCGTCGGACGACGGCGGGCCCGGCCCGGCGGAGGCCGGGAGCGGCGCGGTGCGGGCCGACGTGGTCGACGCGCTGGTGGGCCTCGGTTTCTCTGCGAAGCAGGCGGAACAGGCCGTGGACAAGGTGGCGGGCGACGTGCCTGACGACACGTCGCGGATGCTGCGGGCGGCTCTCGCCGTCCTCGGCAGGAAGAAGTGA
- the ruvB gene encoding Holliday junction branch migration DNA helicase RuvB, whose product MTEPPGEAGPVPDETPLSAAAQTGEREVETALRPRRLTEFVGQPRVREQLELVLESARKRGVAPDHVLLSGPPGLGKTSLAMIIASELNAAIRITSGPALEKAGDLAAMLSNLVEGDVLFIDEIHRIARPAEEMLYLAMEDFRVDVVVGKGPGATSIPLEIPPFTLVGATTRSGALTGPLRDRFGFTGQMEFYSPAELEQVLRRSASILGIDIDAEGRAEIARRSRGTPRIANRLLRRVRDYAEVRADGAATLPVVRAALEVYDVDELGLDRLDREVLGALVRSFNGGPVGVSTLAVAVGEEPTTVEEVCEPYLVRAGMLARTPRGRVATGLAWEHLGLRPPDDAGGLDATSPSLFD is encoded by the coding sequence ATGACCGAGCCACCCGGGGAGGCCGGGCCGGTTCCGGACGAGACACCGCTGTCCGCGGCGGCCCAGACGGGCGAGCGGGAGGTGGAGACGGCGCTGCGTCCGCGCAGGCTGACGGAGTTCGTGGGTCAGCCGCGTGTGCGGGAGCAGCTCGAACTGGTGCTGGAGAGCGCGCGCAAGCGCGGCGTGGCGCCGGACCACGTCCTGCTGTCGGGACCTCCCGGCCTCGGCAAGACGAGCCTCGCCATGATCATCGCTTCCGAACTGAACGCCGCCATCCGCATCACCTCCGGGCCGGCGCTCGAGAAGGCCGGCGACCTCGCCGCGATGCTGTCCAACCTCGTCGAGGGCGACGTGCTCTTCATCGACGAGATCCACCGCATCGCCCGGCCCGCCGAGGAGATGTTGTACCTCGCGATGGAGGACTTCCGCGTCGACGTCGTGGTGGGCAAGGGACCTGGGGCCACGAGCATCCCGCTGGAGATCCCGCCGTTCACGCTGGTCGGCGCGACGACCCGGTCGGGAGCGCTCACCGGCCCGCTGCGTGACCGGTTCGGTTTCACGGGACAGATGGAGTTCTACAGCCCCGCCGAGTTGGAGCAGGTGCTCCGGCGGTCGGCGTCGATCCTCGGCATCGACATCGACGCCGAGGGGCGAGCCGAGATCGCCCGGCGCTCGCGTGGCACACCCCGCATCGCGAACCGGCTGCTGCGCAGGGTGCGCGACTACGCTGAGGTGCGTGCCGACGGGGCGGCCACGCTGCCTGTCGTGCGCGCCGCGCTGGAGGTGTACGACGTGGACGAACTCGGTCTCGACCGGCTCGACCGGGAGGTGCTCGGCGCGCTCGTGCGCTCGTTCAACGGTGGCCCCGTCGGCGTGTCCACGCTCGCGGTGGCCGTGGGCGAGGAACCCACCACGGTCGAAGAGGTGTGTGAGCCGTATCTCGTGCGTGCGGGTATGCTCGCGCGGACGCCACGGGGCCGGGTCGCCACCGGGCTGGCGTGGGAGCACCTCGGGTTGCGGCCTCCCGACGACGCGGGAGGGCTTGACGCCACGTCGCCGTCCCTGTTCGACTGA
- the yajC gene encoding preprotein translocase subunit YajC, with protein sequence MDGLILPLLLMLVVALPLILSTRKQKKLMAEQQEMQNSLTAGDRVMTTSGLYATVADASDDTTIDLEIAEGVVTTWLRQAVRERIVPTTDIDTSDPSHASEDAEETVTASAVEAEDLKGEAGKVDAEKVDEGAPVASSAEHGKK encoded by the coding sequence ATGGACGGCCTTATCCTGCCGCTGCTGTTGATGCTCGTCGTCGCGTTGCCGCTCATCCTGAGCACGCGCAAGCAGAAGAAGCTCATGGCCGAGCAGCAGGAGATGCAGAACAGCCTGACCGCGGGTGACCGCGTGATGACCACGTCGGGTCTGTACGCGACCGTCGCCGACGCGAGCGACGACACCACCATCGACCTGGAGATCGCCGAGGGCGTGGTGACGACCTGGCTGCGTCAGGCCGTGCGCGAGCGCATCGTGCCGACCACCGACATCGACACCTCCGACCCCTCCCACGCCTCCGAGGACGCGGAGGAGACCGTCACGGCTTCCGCTGTCGAGGCCGAGGACCTGAAGGGCGAGGCAGGCAAGGTCGACGCCGAGAAGGTCGACGAGGGCGCGCCGGTCGCCTCCTCCGCCGAGCACGGCAAGAAGTAG
- the secD gene encoding protein translocase subunit SecD, whose product MAPPAGQIRPGRYFAFFVVIVAALYSLVFFTGDGSPTPKLGIDLKGGTRVTLTARTPDGSEPSREQLQQARQIIENRVNGIGVSGAEVVLDGSNVVITVPGDQGEQAKTLGQTAKLGFRQVVAAVPAGQPGTPPGTQQPGSGADAGDTGQGEDSQGQDTEGATGDTESGDQADSSGTDGDDSSGNQGGGSSPLGSAPAQQPDGDDNGGQGDDADGGDGGDGQTLQEEAAEQIQQAKQWRQDPALVPADPTDQAAMQQAQQLQQQALARLTCDPNELDPLAGNDDPKLPLVACDREGTEKYVLSPVFLEGTAIADASSVYNTQEGGWVVNLSFTPQGADTWADFTAQNIGQRAAFVLDTEVVSAPTINQAIAGGDTQITGQFTQAEAKDLADVLKYGSLPLSFESSDATTVSATLGLATLEAGLIAGAVGLALVFVYCLFYYRILGVLTILSLALSGLIVYAVLVLLGRWIGYTLDIAGVVGFIVAVGVTADSFVVYFERLKDEMREGRTFRSAVPRGWEKARRTILASDAIMFLAAGVLYVLAVGEVKGFAFTLGVSTVLDLIVVFLVTHPLVAMVSRSKKLSSPKLSGLGAVQRIGEGRRAAVRTAVKEA is encoded by the coding sequence GTGGCACCTCCCGCCGGGCAGATCCGCCCGGGACGCTACTTCGCGTTTTTCGTCGTGATCGTCGCCGCGCTGTATTCGCTGGTGTTCTTCACCGGCGACGGCAGCCCGACGCCCAAGCTCGGAATCGACCTCAAGGGCGGCACGCGGGTCACCCTGACGGCGAGGACGCCGGACGGTTCCGAGCCGTCACGCGAGCAGCTCCAGCAAGCCCGTCAGATCATCGAGAACCGCGTCAACGGCATCGGTGTCAGCGGCGCGGAGGTCGTGCTCGACGGCAGCAACGTCGTCATCACGGTCCCCGGTGACCAGGGCGAGCAGGCGAAGACGCTGGGACAGACCGCGAAGCTCGGTTTCCGGCAGGTCGTCGCGGCGGTCCCCGCGGGCCAGCCGGGCACCCCGCCGGGCACACAGCAGCCCGGTTCCGGCGCGGACGCGGGGGACACCGGCCAGGGCGAGGACTCCCAGGGCCAGGACACCGAAGGCGCGACCGGTGACACGGAATCCGGCGACCAGGCGGACTCCAGCGGTACCGACGGTGACGACTCCTCCGGCAACCAGGGCGGCGGCAGCAGCCCGCTCGGCTCCGCCCCCGCCCAGCAGCCCGACGGCGACGACAACGGCGGCCAGGGCGACGATGCTGACGGCGGTGACGGTGGCGACGGTCAGACCCTCCAGGAGGAGGCCGCCGAGCAGATCCAGCAGGCCAAGCAGTGGCGGCAGGACCCCGCACTCGTGCCCGCCGACCCCACCGACCAGGCCGCGATGCAGCAGGCGCAGCAGTTGCAGCAGCAGGCGCTGGCGCGACTGACCTGCGACCCGAACGAACTCGACCCGCTGGCCGGTAACGACGACCCGAAACTGCCGCTGGTGGCGTGCGACCGGGAAGGCACCGAGAAGTACGTCCTGTCGCCGGTGTTCCTGGAGGGCACGGCCATCGCCGACGCCTCGTCCGTCTACAACACCCAGGAAGGCGGCTGGGTCGTCAACCTGTCGTTCACGCCGCAGGGCGCGGACACGTGGGCGGACTTCACCGCGCAGAACATCGGGCAGCGTGCGGCCTTCGTGCTCGACACCGAGGTGGTGTCCGCGCCGACGATCAACCAGGCCATCGCGGGCGGTGACACCCAGATCACCGGCCAGTTCACGCAGGCCGAGGCGAAGGACCTGGCCGACGTTCTGAAGTACGGTTCACTGCCGCTGTCGTTCGAGTCGTCCGACGCGACCACGGTGTCGGCCACGCTGGGTCTCGCGACTCTGGAGGCCGGGCTGATCGCGGGCGCGGTCGGTCTCGCCCTCGTGTTCGTGTACTGCCTGTTCTACTACCGGATTCTCGGCGTGCTGACGATCCTGTCGCTCGCACTGTCCGGTCTGATCGTCTACGCCGTACTGGTCCTGCTCGGACGCTGGATCGGCTACACCCTCGACATCGCGGGCGTGGTCGGGTTCATCGTCGCCGTGGGTGTCACCGCGGACTCGTTCGTCGTCTACTTCGAACGCTTGAAGGACGAGATGCGAGAGGGCCGCACCTTCCGCTCGGCCGTGCCACGCGGCTGGGAGAAGGCGCGGCGCACGATTCTCGCATCGGACGCCATCATGTTCCTGGCCGCGGGTGTGCTGTACGTGCTCGCGGTGGGAGAGGTGAAGGGCTTCGCCTTCACCCTCGGCGTCTCCACGGTGCTCGACCTCATCGTGGTGTTCCTGGTGACGCACCCGCTGGTGGCGATGGTGTCCCGATCGAAGAAGCTCTCGAGTCCCAAGCTCTCCGGTCTCGGTGCGGTGCAACGCATCGGCGAAGGCCGTCGAGCCGCGGTCCGCACTGCCGTGAAGGAGGCGTGA
- the secF gene encoding protein translocase subunit SecF: MAKSDPTTTNATTDAPAKESVFQRLYTGTGAFDIVGHRKRWFVFFGALILACIATMGIRGFNLGIEFEGGTQIQLPAAGAEGPITTDEASDAFADAMGTNPAEAQQVGTGESATIQLRSETLEPNEVQQVKQALFEQLQPVDASGQPSQQVISDSRVSATWGGEISRQALIALAVFLVLVAVFLILYFETWMAVSALIALLHDVVVTAGVYALVGFEVTPATAIGLLTILGYSLYDTVVVFDKVKENTRGILNLTRRTYAEAANLALNQTLMRSINTSVIALLPVLGLLVIGYLLLGSGTLQDLALVLLTGMLAGTLSSVCLATPLLVAFKMREPKYRKQAEKVRARRENQARKLGAENGSALADDDFNPADDEQLAAELRREKAYAAAASVPARHPKSTQQRSAARPTGKRKR, translated from the coding sequence GTGGCGAAGTCAGACCCGACCACCACGAACGCAACAACCGACGCACCCGCGAAGGAATCGGTCTTCCAGCGCCTCTACACCGGTACCGGCGCGTTCGACATCGTCGGCCACCGCAAGCGGTGGTTCGTCTTCTTCGGTGCGCTCATCCTCGCCTGCATCGCCACGATGGGCATCAGGGGCTTCAACCTCGGCATCGAGTTCGAGGGCGGGACGCAGATCCAACTCCCCGCGGCGGGCGCCGAGGGTCCGATCACCACCGACGAGGCGAGCGACGCCTTCGCCGACGCCATGGGCACGAACCCCGCCGAGGCCCAGCAGGTCGGCACCGGCGAGTCCGCCACCATCCAGTTGCGGTCGGAGACCCTGGAGCCGAACGAGGTCCAGCAGGTCAAGCAAGCCCTGTTCGAGCAGTTGCAACCGGTCGACGCCTCGGGACAGCCGAGCCAGCAGGTGATCAGCGACAGCCGGGTCAGCGCCACCTGGGGTGGCGAGATCTCCCGGCAGGCCCTGATCGCGCTCGCGGTCTTCCTGGTGCTGGTGGCGGTCTTCCTCATCCTCTACTTCGAAACGTGGATGGCGGTCTCCGCCCTGATCGCGTTGCTGCACGACGTCGTGGTCACCGCGGGCGTCTACGCGTTGGTGGGCTTCGAGGTGACCCCCGCGACGGCCATCGGATTGCTCACGATCCTGGGCTACTCGCTGTACGACACCGTGGTGGTGTTCGACAAGGTCAAGGAGAACACCCGCGGCATCCTCAACCTGACCCGCCGCACCTACGCCGAGGCCGCGAACCTGGCGCTCAACCAGACGTTGATGCGCTCCATCAACACCTCGGTCATCGCGCTGCTGCCGGTCCTCGGCCTGCTGGTCATCGGTTACCTGCTGCTCGGGTCCGGAACCCTCCAGGACCTGGCGCTGGTGCTGCTCACCGGTATGCTCGCCGGAACGCTCTCGTCGGTCTGCCTCGCGACGCCGCTGCTGGTGGCGTTCAAGATGCGCGAACCGAAGTACCGGAAGCAGGCGGAGAAGGTGCGGGCCCGCAGGGAGAACCAGGCTCGCAAGCTCGGTGCGGAGAACGGTTCGGCACTCGCCGACGACGACTTCAACCCCGCTGACGACGAACAGCTCGCGGCCGAACTACGCCGCGAGAAGGCCTACGCCGCCGCGGCGAGTGTGCCGGCTCGGCACCCGAAGTCGACTCAGCAGCGGAGCGCCGCGCGCCCGACAGGGAAGCGGAAGCGGTGA
- a CDS encoding adenine phosphoribosyltransferase, whose protein sequence is MSGSELERALDLITEIPDFPEPGVLFRDLSPLFGDPTAFAHVIEALGEMIGDGVDRLAAVEARGFVLAAALGYARGLGVALVRKPGKLPSVAGRVDYELEYGTASLELPVGSVDGGERVAIVDDVLATGGTVAATAELLRSAGAEVTGVAVVLELAELRGRSRLGSLPVHALRTV, encoded by the coding sequence GTGAGCGGGAGCGAACTCGAGCGGGCGCTGGACCTCATCACCGAGATCCCCGACTTCCCGGAACCCGGTGTCCTGTTCCGCGATCTCAGCCCGCTCTTCGGCGACCCCACCGCGTTCGCCCACGTGATCGAAGCACTGGGAGAGATGATCGGCGACGGGGTGGACCGCCTCGCCGCCGTGGAGGCCCGGGGCTTCGTGCTGGCCGCAGCCCTCGGCTACGCCCGAGGGCTCGGGGTGGCGCTGGTCCGCAAGCCGGGCAAGCTCCCCAGCGTCGCCGGCCGCGTCGACTACGAGCTGGAGTACGGCACGGCGAGTCTTGAGCTGCCGGTGGGCTCGGTGGACGGCGGTGAGCGCGTCGCGATCGTGGACGACGTGCTGGCCACGGGCGGCACCGTGGCGGCGACGGCCGAGCTGCTCCGCAGCGCGGGTGCCGAGGTCACCGGGGTCGCCGTGGTGTTGGAGCTGGCCGAACTCCGAGGTCGGTCGCGGCTCGGGTCGCTGCCCGTGCACGCGCTGCGCACGGTCTGA